Part of the Caulifigura coniformis genome, CGCGATTCGGCTGGAATGGGATCCCCGTCGAGCGGTTTCGGAGTAATGGCGGGGCTCCTCCGGCAAGGTTTTCCGCTGCTTCGGACGGCCGATTCTCACGCCGAGGGTCGACCTAGCCTCATCGGTCAGGCCTGCTAGAATCCGGACGCACGACGGAGGACGGCCCGCGCGGCGAGTGCGCTCGCGGGTCGCCGTTCGGCTATTGCGCAGGAGAATGTCTGATGTCTGTTGAAGATGCGGTAGATGGCGCCCTCCACGGGATCGATCCGAGTGAGCTCAACGACTGGTTTGAGTCTCTTGAAGATGTCCTCCACCGTTACGGCCCGGAACGCACCCAGCAACTGCTGGTGAATCTCAGCGAACGCGCCTACCTGCGCGGCGTCATGATGCCGTTCTCGGCCACCACGCCGTACATCAACACCATCGCCACCGAGGATCAGCCCCGCTATCCCGGCAACCGCGAGATCGAACGCCGAATCAAGAGCATCATTCGCTGGAATGCGCTCGCGATGGTGCTCCGCGCCAACAAGAAGACCAAGGCCGGCGGGGCCGTGGGCGGTCACATTTCGACCTATGCGTCCTCAGCGACGCTGTACGAAATCGGCTTCAACCACTTCTTCCACGCCAAGACCGCCGATCACACCGGCGACATGGTCTACTTCCAGGGCCATGCTTCACCCGGCATGTACTCCCGCGCCTTCCTCGAAGGTCGGCTGAGCGAATCGCATCTCGAAAACTTCCGCCAGGAAACGACCCGCGGCACGGGCCTCTCGTCCTATCCGCACCCCTGGCTGATGGAAGACTTCTGGCAGTTCCCGACGGTCTCCATGGGACTCGGCCCGATCTGCTCGATCTATCACGCCCGGTTCCTCCGTTACATGGAGCACCGCGGCCTGCTCGATACCTCGAAGTCCCGCGTCTGGGCCTTCCTCGGCGACGGCGAAATCGATGAGCCCGAATCGCTCGGCGCCATCACGCTCGCCTCCCGCGAAAAGCTCGACAACCTCACCTGGGTCGTGAACTGCAACCTGCAGCGGCTCGATGGTCCGGTCCGCGGCAACGGCAAGATCATCCAGGAACTCGAAGGTGCCTTCCGCGGCGCCGGCTGGAACGTCATCAAGGTCGTCTGGGGCGGAGACTGGGATTCGCTTCTCGCCAAAGACCCCGAAGGCAAGCTCGTCCGCCGGATGGGTGAAGTCGTCGACGGCCAGTACCAGAAGTACGTCGTCTCCGACGGCGCCTACATCCGCGACCACTTCTTCGGAACCGATCCCGATCTGCTCGAAATCGTCGACAACCTGACCGACGAGCAGCTCCAGAACCTCCGCCGCGGCGGCCACGACCCTGAGAAGGTGTTCGCCGCCTATCACTCGGCCGTCAATCACAAGGGCGCCCCGACCGTCATCCTCGTGAAGACGATCAAGGGCTACGGAGTGGCTGAAGCCGAAGGCAAGAACATCGCGCACAACGCGAAGACCTTCGACAAGGACTCGTCCGTCAAGAAGTTCCGCGACCGCTTCGGCGTTCCGATCTCCGATGCGGATCTCGACAAGCTCCCCTTCTACCGGCCGGCCGAAGACAGCCAGGAAATGGCCTACCTCCGCGCCCGTCGCGAACAGCTTGGGGGCTATCTGCCCGAGCGCAAGCCGACGACCGAGAAGCTTGATGTGCCGGCGATTGACGATAAGGCTTTCGCCCGCCAGCTGAAGCCGAACGAAGGAACGCATGCCTCCACGACACAGGCCTACGGAGCGATCCTCCAGGGCCTGATGCGCAACAAGGCGATCGGCAAGTACATCGTGCCGATCATTCCGGACGAAGCCCGCACGTTCGGCATGGAGTCGTTCTTCAGCACGTTCGGCATCTACTCCAGCAAGGGCCAGCTCTACGAGCCGGTCGACAAGCTGCTGCCGGACGGCTCGCCGAGCCTGATGTACTACAAGGAAGCCACCGACGGCCAGGTCCTCGAAGAGGGCATCAACGAAGCCGGCGCGATGGGTTCCTTCGTCGCCGCGGGAACGGCCTACGCCAACCTTGGCGTGCAGATGATCCCGTTCTACATCTACTACTCGATGTTCGGGTTCCAGCGCGTCGGCGACCTCATCTGGCTCGCCGCCGATTCCCGCTGCAAAGGCTTCCTCGTCGGCGGGACGTCCGGACGGACGACGCTGAACGGCGAAGGCCTCCAGCACGAAGATGGCCACAGCCAGGTCGTAGCCAGCACGGTCCCCACGATCGTCGCATACGACCCGGCCTACGCCTACGAATTGGCGGTCATCATCCAGGATGGTCTCCGCCGGATGTACGCCGAGAACGAGAACATCTTCTTCTACCTCTCGGTCTACAACGAAGCGATCGATCAGCCCGTGATGCCCGAAGGCGTCAACGAAGGCATCCTCCGCGGGATGTACAAGCTGAAGGGCACCGATTCGGCTCAGGGGCAGGTGAAGCGGCCGCAGCTGTTCGGCAGCGGCACGATCCTCCCCGGAGTCATCAAGGCCCAGTCGATCCTGAAGGAGAAGTACGGGATCGGGACGGACGTGTGGTCGGTGACGAGCTACAACGAGCTCAGCCGCGACGCGATGGCCGCCACCCGCTGGAACCGCCTGCATCCGACCGAAGCTCCGAAGAAGAGCTACATCGAAACGCAGCTGGCCGGTGCGGAAGGCCCGTTCATCTCCGCCAGCGACAACATCCGCGCCTGGGCCGATCAGGTTCGCGAGTGGGTCCCGGGGACGTACACGGTGCTCGGAACTGATGGCTTCGGCCGGTCGGACACCCGCCCGACCCTCCGCCGCCACTTCGAGATTGATGCCGAATGCACCGTCTACGCCACGCTCCACGCGCTGGCCCACGACGGAGCCTTCGACAAGGCCCGCCTGCCGGAAGTCATCAAGGAACTCGGCATCGACCCCGAAAAGGTCGATCCCCGGACAGCCTGACCCGCATCGATCGATTCGCACCTCAAGCACCCCGGCTGCTCACAAGCAGCCGGGGTGCTTTGCGTTTGGAGCGACGCAACCGCGAGACACACCGAGCTCATAGTTTGAGGACGCACGGTGTTTGAGTGACATCTGCCACCCCCCCAAGCCGACGGCTTGCCGTCGTAAACATTCCCAACTCACCCGCCGCGTGAGCGGCGCTGGCCTCCGGTCCATTCGATGCCAGCGATCCCGCAACGCATCACAGATCAAACGGACGAAGCCGAATCGGGATGAACCGGAAACTTTCAACGGTCGTCATCCGTGTGCGCCGTCCGATTCGTGGTTCTCATTCCTGTTCAGCAGGTAAGATCATTGGCCGGATGACCGCCGAAACCGCGAAGCCGAACCGGAAACGCTGGCGATGGATCATCGCTGGCGTTTTGCTGTTTGTGGTGGCTCTCGCAACCGCGTGGTACTGGCCTGGAGTGGACCAGCGATTCCTGGGGACGTGGAGTTTCTCGATTGGGCCGACGATTTCCGTGCGCTGGACCTTTCACGACGACGGTCGTCTCGACATCTGGAGGAAGAGCGGAGCACTTGAAGACACGACCCACGAACGCTGGTTTGTCAGCGGGCGTCGGTTCTACCACGTTCCAGATCAATCGCGACGCGATCACGTAGTCAACTCCGTCGCCCGGTGGTGGGCGATTCTGAATGACAGGGCGATTCCCCTGAAAATCGTCATCGACGAAGTTGGCGCCGACCGAATCAGGCTGCGGCAGGTCTTTCCGGGACCATTTGACGAGTCGCACGTCATGACCCTGACTCGGGTCGCCGAATGACCGCTGAGAACGTTGTGTGGCAATCGTGTTTCAAACGGGACCACGATCCGGCTCCCGCACCGCGGATCTGGTAGCCCTCACCGTAACATCAGACATCAGGGCTTCTTACGACTTTCCGCGCAACCACCCACCCTCAGGTAGAGGAGCACGTACCACAACTCAGGCCGGAGAACCGCATGCCCAAAGCATCACAGCCGCCTGATCGAGAGCATCTTCCGCAGCCACTCCGGCTCGATCGCTGCGCGGAACGGGAGATCGCCTGGCTCTGGCATCCACGAATACCGCTCGGCAAGGTCACGCTCCTCGTTGGCGACCCCGATTCCGGTAAGTCGTTCTTTGCACTCGATCTCGCGGCCCGAGTCTCGCGCGGCCTCGGCGTCCCTCCCGAGCCGGGAATGGAAAAGCCCGGACAGGTGCTGCTGTTGTCCGCCGACGACGATCTGCACGACACGATCCTGCCTCGGCTTCGAGCCGCCGAAGCCGACCTGCATCGGATCACGCTTCTCCCGGCGTATTGCACACGAGGAAACGGCGCACAGCCACTGTCGCTGAACAGGGAATTTCAGTGGTTTGAGGACGTCGTCAAACCCCTCAAGAACCTGCGTTTGATCATCATCGATCCGATCTCCGCCTACCTGCGCGGAGCCGCGGCCTACGATCACTTCACGATTCGCCAGTTTCTTCAGCGGC contains:
- the aceE gene encoding pyruvate dehydrogenase (acetyl-transferring), homodimeric type encodes the protein MSVEDAVDGALHGIDPSELNDWFESLEDVLHRYGPERTQQLLVNLSERAYLRGVMMPFSATTPYINTIATEDQPRYPGNREIERRIKSIIRWNALAMVLRANKKTKAGGAVGGHISTYASSATLYEIGFNHFFHAKTADHTGDMVYFQGHASPGMYSRAFLEGRLSESHLENFRQETTRGTGLSSYPHPWLMEDFWQFPTVSMGLGPICSIYHARFLRYMEHRGLLDTSKSRVWAFLGDGEIDEPESLGAITLASREKLDNLTWVVNCNLQRLDGPVRGNGKIIQELEGAFRGAGWNVIKVVWGGDWDSLLAKDPEGKLVRRMGEVVDGQYQKYVVSDGAYIRDHFFGTDPDLLEIVDNLTDEQLQNLRRGGHDPEKVFAAYHSAVNHKGAPTVILVKTIKGYGVAEAEGKNIAHNAKTFDKDSSVKKFRDRFGVPISDADLDKLPFYRPAEDSQEMAYLRARREQLGGYLPERKPTTEKLDVPAIDDKAFARQLKPNEGTHASTTQAYGAILQGLMRNKAIGKYIVPIIPDEARTFGMESFFSTFGIYSSKGQLYEPVDKLLPDGSPSLMYYKEATDGQVLEEGINEAGAMGSFVAAGTAYANLGVQMIPFYIYYSMFGFQRVGDLIWLAADSRCKGFLVGGTSGRTTLNGEGLQHEDGHSQVVASTVPTIVAYDPAYAYELAVIIQDGLRRMYAENENIFFYLSVYNEAIDQPVMPEGVNEGILRGMYKLKGTDSAQGQVKRPQLFGSGTILPGVIKAQSILKEKYGIGTDVWSVTSYNELSRDAMAATRWNRLHPTEAPKKSYIETQLAGAEGPFISASDNIRAWADQVREWVPGTYTVLGTDGFGRSDTRPTLRRHFEIDAECTVYATLHALAHDGAFDKARLPEVIKELGIDPEKVDPRTA